The Fontisubflavum oceani genomic interval CGATCTCGCGCCGCACTTCCGACACTTGATCTGTCACCGCACGCCAATTGGCCGGGTCCGACATATACCACCCCACGGCCATGATCACCGCAAAGGCGGGCAGACCGACCCGGAGAAAGGAGCGGAAAATCGGCGTCAGCCAGAGCCGCTGGAACCGATAAGACCAAATCGATGGCGCGGGATCGCGCGGCGGTAGCACCGGGCCACGGCGGGCGATCAGCGGTCGCATGATGCATCCTCCACGATCCAAGCGCAAAACTGTCCGAAACTCATGCCGCAGACCTGCGCCTGCTCGGGGCTGAGCGAGGTCGGGGTCATGCCCGGCTGCGTATTGGTCTCCAAGATGATCAACCCATCCAGACCGCGTGTTTCATCCCATCGAAAATCGGTCCGCGACACTCCACGGCACCCCAGGGCATTATGGGCCGTCACAGCCATGTCCATGCACGCATCAAAAATCTGGCTCGGGATATTGGCGGGCACCTCATGGCGCGACCCACCAGGTGCGTATTTGGCGTGATAGTCATACCAGCCATCGGTGATAATATCAGTGACGGTCAGCGCCTTGTCGCCCATCACGGTCGTGGTGAGTTCGCGACCCGGCGCATAGGTTTCCACCATCACCTCTGTCGGCATGATATCTTCAAGTTGCGGCGGGCCGTTGGCGGCCTCTTGCACAATATAGACGCCGACCGAGGAGCCTTCGTTGTTCGGCTTCACCACGTAAGGCGGGGTCATCACATGGTCGGCCATGACGTCGGCCTTGGGAGCCAAAAGGCTCTCAACCACGGGCAAACCATGGGTCCGAAACACGGTCTTGCTGCGCTGTTTATCCATCGCCAGCGCTGAGGCCAGAACGCCGGAATGGGTGTAGGGAATGCGCAGCCACTCGAGAAGGCCTTGGACACATCCATCCTCACCCCACCGGCCATGAAGGGCATTAAAGACAACATCGGGTTTGAGATCGCCCAAGCGCACAGGCAGATCGGTGCCCGCATCGAGCTCCGTCACCTGATATCCCTCACCCCGCAGCGCGTCGGCGCATTCACGCCCAGTGGACAGAGACACCTCGCGTTCCGCCGAGGGGCCACCCATCAAAACCGCAACTGTGGGGCGTGCTCTGCTCGAACGCACCGCCACGATCTGCCT includes:
- a CDS encoding D-alanine--D-alanine ligase, with the translated sequence MGGPSAEREVSLSTGRECADALRGEGYQVTELDAGTDLPVRLGDLKPDVVFNALHGRWGEDGCVQGLLEWLRIPYTHSGVLASALAMDKQRSKTVFRTHGLPVVESLLAPKADVMADHVMTPPYVVKPNNEGSSVGVYIVQEAANGPPQLEDIMPTEVMVETYAPGRELTTTVMGDKALTVTDIITDGWYDYHAKYAPGGSRHEVPANIPSQIFDACMDMAVTAHNALGCRGVSRTDFRWDETRGLDGLIILETNTQPGMTPTSLSPEQAQVCGMSFGQFCAWIVEDASCDR